A window of Argopecten irradians isolate NY chromosome 14, Ai_NY, whole genome shotgun sequence contains these coding sequences:
- the LOC138307474 gene encoding probable G-protein coupled receptor 139, with protein MTNDTTFHHFPEFQTALIIWLYFPPLLIVIGTITNLMSIVVLLRKSMRTSNTMFYLLVLSVGDIFVLFTGLLRYWLKFGFDKDIRLISDPFCKFHGFLVYVSLDFTAWILVAVTVDRCFAICNPFKAKVVCTRKVAKCTVGIILVALIAINGHLFWTLAIEDLADEIQCTAVTTFGNAIWPWMDFSVFSALPFSIMIASDIIIVRQLCRSSRKLEAHRMSDRAGCLPDKSGIAKINSDGLSTTNRIRLTSNSSSKSGSGRNMVRQRMGKISNVTLMLLSVNCLFLVLTAPIVIYLIGYMDWYVNVSDHARAKMNLLWCFCNMMQYLNNSIHFFIYCLTGPKFRRELKAMFTKGNRVSMTEQVSGTELY; from the coding sequence ATGACAAACGATACGACATTCCATCATTTCCCAGAATTCCAAACGGCACTGATAATATGGCTGTACTTCCCGCCATTACTGATCGTTATCGGTACTATCACCAACCTGATGTCGATCGTCGTCCTCCTCCGGAAGTCTATGCGGACGTCCAACACCATGTTCTATCTCCTGGTCCTCTCGGTCGGCGATATATTCGTGCTGTTTACGGGCCTGTTACGGTACTGGCTGAAGTTCGGATTCGATAAAGACATCCGACTAATATCTGACCCTTTCTGTAAGTTCCATGGCTTCCTGGTGTACGTGTCTTTGGACTTTACAGCATGGATACTGGTCGCGGTCACCGTGGACAGGTGTTTTGCTATCTGTAATCCGTTTAAAGCTAAAGTGGTGTGTACCCGCAAAGTGGCGAAATGTACAGTTGGTATAATTTTGGTCGCACTCATCGCAATCAACGGGCACTTATTTTGGACGCTCGCCATAGAAGACCTCGCTGATGAAATCCAATGTACTGCTGTGACAACCTTCGGCAATGCGATATGGCCGTGGATGGATTTCAGTGTCTTTAGTGCCTTGCCTTTCAGTATCATGATTGCAAGTGATATAATTATAGTTAGGCAGCTATGCCGATCGTCCCGCAAACTAGAGGCCCATAGAATGTCGGACAGAGCTGGCTGTCTGCCAGACAAGTCAGGTATCGCTAAAATAAACTCTGACGGATTATCTACCACAAACCGAATTCGATTGACATCAAACAGTTCATCAAAATCTGGAAGTGGGCGAAATATGGTTCGACAACGGATGGGGAAAATCTCCAATGTGACCTTGATGTTACTGTCTGTGAATTGTCTGTTTCTAGTTCTGACGGCCCCTATCGTTATCTATCTTATCGGCTACATGGACTGGTATGTCAATGTGTCAGACCACGCCCGCGCCAAGATGAATCTGTTATGGTGCTTCTGTAATATGATGCAATACCTGAACAACTCCATCCACTTCTTCATCTACTGCCTGACGGGGCCGAAGTTTAGGCGGGAATTAAAAGCGATGTTCACTAAAGGTAACCGAGTATCAATGACGGAACAGGTATCGGGAACGGAGCTGTATTAA